The Punica granatum isolate Tunisia-2019 chromosome 4, ASM765513v2, whole genome shotgun sequence genome has a window encoding:
- the LOC116202650 gene encoding uncharacterized protein LOC116202650, with translation MKNTIRCCISCILPCGILDVIRIVHSNGRVEEISGKIQASEIMKLYPKHVLKRPSSKASDDGLVPRIVVVPPDAELQRGKIYFLMPIAPTSSSASSVKSRSRSSRKRRTQGSAAADSNMKSDFLVSDQYLSEIMSEKISTQKDQRRGRVGVWRPHLESISETLYDG, from the coding sequence ATGAAGAACACGATTAGATGCTGCATATCATGCATTCTCCCTTGTGGAATTCTTGACGTGATCCGCATAGTACACTCGAATGGCCGGGTCGAGGAGATCAGCGGGAAGATCCAAGCTAGCGAGATCATGAAACTCTACCCAAAACACGTTCTTAAGAGGCCGTCTTCTAAGGCATCCGATGATGGGCTGGTTCCCAGGATCGTGGTCGTCCCGCCTGATGCTGAGCTCCAGCGAGGCAAGATTTACTTCCTCATGCCCATCGCCCCTACGTCTTCTTCTGCATCATCGGTGAAGAGCAGATCGAGATCATCGAGGAAGCGGAGGACCCAGGGATCGGCTGCTGCTGATAGTAACATGAAGTCAGACTTCCTCGTCTCTGATCAGTACTTGAGCGAGATAATGTCGGAGAAGATCTCAACCCAGAAGGACCAGAGAAGGGGCCGCGTTGGTGTATGGAGGCCTCACCTCGAGAGTATTTCCGAGACACTATATGACGGGTGA
- the LOC116203796 gene encoding zingipain-2-like yields the protein MNHRQHKSANLLGRRKMGSRNTECALAFLIVSSLTCLCLSSTLPSEFSIIDQTLHDSEERTLELFQRWKESHNKEYSTDEETQRRLEIFKRNLKYVTERNLNKVREGEKGHFVGLNKFADMTNEEFKKIYMSKMKRPANRNWSKGNPVDKKVGASCDPPSSLDWRDYGVVTGVKDQGSCGSCWAFSTTGAIEGINALDTGKLISLSEQELVDCDTTDDGCDGGYMDYAFEWIINNGGIDSEADYPYTSINGVDGTCNITKEKNDKVVSISGYVDVEESDSALLCAVVQQPISVGMDGSALDFQFYTGGIYQGSCSDDPDDIDHAVLIVGYGSEDGEDYWIVKNSWGTEWGMEGYFYIRRNTDLPFGECAINADASYPTQSSSSASNRKMMKHRMNRKFAVSIK from the exons ATGAATCACAGGCAGCACAAGTCGGCTAATCTGCtcggaagaagaaaaatgggtTCCCGAAATACTGAATGTGCTCTTGCTTTCTTGATCGTTTCTTCACTGACTTGCCTTTGCTTGTCTTCGACACTCCCGAGTGAGTTCTCCATCATAGACCAGACGCTCCATGACTCCGAGGAGAGGACTCTGGAGCTGTTCCAGAGGTGGAAGGAGAGCCACAACAAGGAATACAGCACCGACGAGGAGACGCAGAGGAGGCTCGAGATATTCAAGAGGAACCTGAAGTACGTTACGGAGAGGAACTTAAACAAGGTCAGGGAGGGAGAGAAGGGCCACTTTGTCGGACTGAACAAGTTCGCTGACATGACCAACGAGGAGTTCAAGAAAATCTACATGTCGAAGATGAAGAGACCGGCCAACAGGAACTGGAGCAAGGGGAATCCTGTGGACAAGAAAGTGGGAGCGTCCTGTGACCCGCCGTCCTCTTTGGATTGGAGGGATTATGGGGTCGTGACCGGCGTCAAGGACCAAGGATCGTGCG GGAGTTGCTGGGCATTCTCTACAACCGGAGCCATAGAAGGCATAAACGCCCTCGACACAGGGAAACTCATCAGCCTGTCTGAGCAAGAGCTCGTGGACTGCGACACCACCGATGACGGGTGCGATGGAGGTTACATGGACTACGCCTTCGAGTGGATTATCAATAATGGTGGAATCGATTCAGAGGCCGATTACCCCTACACTAGCATCAACGGTGTCGATGGCACTTGTAACATCACTAAG GAGAAGAACGACAAAGTTGTGAGCATAAGTGGGTATGTAGATGTGGAGGAATCGGACAGTGCTCTGCTCTGTGCAGTTGTTCAACAGCCCATCAGCGTGGGAATGGATGGCTCTGCTTTGGATTTTCAGTTCTACACTGGG GGGATATACCAGGGGAGCTGCTCAGATGACCCCGATGACATCGACCATGCTGTCCTCATAGTCGGGTACGGATCCGAAGATGGCGAGGATTACTGGATAGTTAAGAACTCATGGGGGACGGAATGGGGGATGGAGGGCTACTTCTACATCCGGAGGAACACCGACTTGCCATTCGGGGAATGCGCCATCAATGCCGACGCTTCCTACCCGACCCAATCGTCCTCGTCTGCTTCGAACCGGAAGATGATGAAGCACAGGATGAACCGGAAATTTGCTGTTTCGATAAAGTGA
- the LOC116203797 gene encoding peroxisome biogenesis protein 7 — MPVFKTPFNGYSVKFSPFYENRLAVATAQNFGILGNGRVHVLSLPPSPGAPVAEIAAYDTADAVYDIAWSESHDSILVAAVADGSVKVYDSNLPPASNPLRSLHEHSREVHSVDYNPTRRDSFLTASWDDSVKLWTVDRPASIRTFKEHAYCVYAAAWNPRHADVFASASGDCTVRVWDVREPGSTMIIPAHDFEVLYTDWNKYDDCILATASVDKTIRVWDVRSFRVPVTVLNGHSYAVRKVKFSPHRGSLMVSCSYDMAVCLWDYMVEDALIGRYDHHTEFAVGVDMSVLVEGLLASTGWDELVYVWQHGTDPRAP, encoded by the exons ATGCCGGTCTTCAAGACGCCATTCAACGGCTACTCCGTCAAGTTCAGCCCTTTCTATGAGAACCGTCTGGCCGTCGCCACCGCCCAGAACTTCGGCATCCTCGGCAACGGCCGCGTCCACGTCCTCTCGTTGCCGCCCTCCCCCGGTGCGCCGGTAGCTGAGATAGCCGCCTACGATACCGCCGACGCCGTCTACGATATCGCGTGGTCGGAGTCCCACGATTCCATCCTCGTCGCCGCCGTGGCCGACGGCTCGGTCAAGGTCTACGATAGCAACCTCCCGCCGGCCTCCAACCCGCTCCGGTCCCTCCACGAGCACTCCCGCGAGGTCCACTCCGTTGACTACAACCCCACTCGCCGGGACTCCTTCCTCACTGCTTCGTGGGACGACTCCGTCAAGCTATGGACCGTTGACCGGCCCGCCAGCATCCGGACTTTCAAGGAGCACGCCTACTGCGTGTACGCCGCCGCGTGGAACCCTCGCCACGCCGACGTGTTTGCCTCCGCCTCCGGGGACTGCACGGTTCGCGTGTGGGATGTCCGGGAGCCCGGGTCTACCATGATTATCCCTGCCCACGACTTCGAGGTCCTCTACACTGATTGGAACAAGTACGATGACTGCATCCTCGCCACCGCCTCCGTTGACAAGACCATTCGGGTATGGGACGTCAGGAGCTTCAGGGTTCCGGTGACGGTCCTTAACGGCCATAGCTACGCCGTAAGAAAG GTGAAATTTTCTCCCCACCGAGGTAGCTTAATGGTCTCGTGCTCATATGACATGGCGGTGTGCTTGTGGGATTATATGGTGGAGGACGCCCTCATAGGAAGATATGATCACCATACTGAATTTGCAGTTGGGGTCGACATGAGTGTGCTCGTCGAAGGGCTTCTCGCGAGCACAGGGTGGGACGAGCTAGTCTATGTTTGGCAGCATGGGACTGATCCAAGGGCTCCTTAG
- the LOC116205083 gene encoding trihelix transcription factor ASIL1-like has translation MTDSAVTPPASGQSNPRPIPVREDCWSEEATGTLIDAWGSRYVELNRGNLRQKDWREVADAVNSLHGHSKKTHRTDVQCKNRIDTVKKKYKTEKARISASNGALTSSWIFYDRLDSLIGPSLSAKKPSPSPPISPPVALPLPYKKMPSPALAAAALPQKRPAERADDSYFRRNYSEVAAAAAASVEVDDEDDEDLEEDRESEEEDGEGMKKLAKAIERFGEVYQRVEGEKLRQTMDLEKQRMQFAKDLEVQRLKMFMDTQVQLERIKHKRSASNDIYS, from the exons ATGACGGATTCTGCCGTCACGCCGCCGGCGTCCGGTCAGAGCAACCCCCGCCCGATTCCGGTCCGGGAGGACTGCTGGAGCGAGGAGGCGACGGGGACTCTGATCGACGCCTGGGGCAGCCGCTACGTCGAGCTCAACCGCGGGAACCTCCGCCAGAAGGACTGGCGCGAGGTGGCCGACGCCGTCAACTCCCTCCACGGCCACAGCAAGAAGACCCACCGCACTGACGTCCAGTGTAAGAACCGGATCGACACTGTCAAGAAGAAGTACAAGACCGAGAAGGCGCGGATCTCGGCCTCGAACGGGGCTCTCACTTCCTCGTGGATCTTCTACGACCGCCTCGATTCCCTGATCGGGCCCAGCCTCTCGGCGAAGAAACCCTCACCGTCGCCGCCGATATCGCCGCCGGTGGCGCTGCCGCTTCCGTACAAGAAGATGCCGTCGCCGGCGCTGGCAGCTGCGGCTCTCCCGCAGAAGAGGCCGGCCGAGAGAGCGGACGATTCCTACTTCAGGAGGAACTACTCGGAGGTCGCGGCGGCTGCGGCGGCATCCGTTGAAGTAGACGACGAGGACGATGAGGATCTGGAAGAGGATCGGGAGAGCGAGGAGGAGGATGGGGAGGGGATGAAGAAGCTAGCGAAGGCGATAGAGAGGTTTGGGGAGGTGTACCAGAGAGTGGAAGGGGAGAAGTTGAGGCAAACGATGGATTTGGAGAAGCAGAGGATGCAGTTTGCTAAGGACTTGGAGGTCCAGAGGTTGAAGATGTTCATGGACACGCAGGTTCAGCTCGAGCGGATCAAGCACAAGCGCTCCGCTTCCAATG ATATTTATAGCTAG